The Nitrospira tepida genome includes a window with the following:
- the mazF gene encoding endoribonuclease MazF, whose protein sequence is MKSRRPYVPDRGDIVWLQFSPQVGHEQAGHRPALVLSPASYNRRSGLMLCCPMTSQRKDYPFEVVIPGEPDQKSVVLADQVKSLDWKARKAVKKGTAPVGVIADTLSKLQTLL, encoded by the coding sequence GTGAAGAGCCGGCGGCCTTATGTGCCGGACCGTGGCGACATCGTCTGGCTGCAGTTTAGTCCACAAGTGGGCCATGAACAGGCCGGACATCGACCAGCCCTTGTGCTTTCTCCGGCCAGCTACAATCGCCGCAGCGGGCTCATGCTGTGTTGCCCGATGACTAGTCAGCGGAAGGACTATCCCTTCGAGGTGGTGATTCCGGGTGAACCGGATCAGAAAAGTGTCGTGCTCGCGGACCAGGTTAAGAGTCTGGATTGGAAAGCCCGGAAAGCGGTGAAAAAAGGGACTGCCCCGGTTGGCGTGATCGCGGATACACTCAGCAAACTTCAGACGTTGCTGTGA
- a CDS encoding AbrB/MazE/SpoVT family DNA-binding domain-containing protein, with translation MKTTAQKWGNSLAIRVPKSIAQQAGLKVKDDLEIEVRKGALVLRPHLRRVYRLEDLVRRITPRNVHREIDFGGPVGREAL, from the coding sequence ATGAAAACCACCGCCCAGAAGTGGGGCAACAGCTTGGCCATCCGAGTACCGAAGAGCATTGCCCAGCAGGCGGGGCTCAAGGTGAAAGATGATCTGGAGATCGAAGTACGAAAAGGCGCGCTTGTGCTAAGGCCGCACTTGCGTCGTGTCTATCGGCTCGAAGATCTGGTCAGGCGGATCACCCCGCGTAACGTCCACAGAGAGATTGACTTCGGCGGGCCAGTGGGCCGAGAGGCGTTGTGA
- a CDS encoding IS3 family transposase (programmed frameshift) codes for MKRTRRNHGATFKAQVALAAVKGDKTLAELAEQFSVHPTQITEWKQQLVGRAADVFGGTKPSSEAPDLKTLHAKIGQLALENGFFRRRAHQGGLAERKAMIDRTHQLPIGRQCQLLKLARSTVYYQPVPVSSETLALMRRVDELHLQYPFAGARMLRDVLRGEGHGVGRRHVATLMRRMGITAVYRKPRTSHRHPAHRIYPYLLRQLTITRPNHVWAADITYIPMQRGFVYLCAILDWASRRVLAWRLSNTLTTDFCVEAVREAITRYGCPEIFNTDQGCQFTSQEFTGLLTAHGIQISMDGTGRWRDNVFVERLWRSLKYEEVYLHAYETVTTAQQGLGRYLTFYNQTRPHRALDGRTPDRVYFDNLPARHTAA; via the exons ATGAAACGCACGAGACGGAATCATGGCGCCACCTTCAAGGCGCAGGTCGCATTGGCCGCGGTCAAAGGCGACAAGACGCTCGCCGAGTTGGCCGAGCAATTCAGCGTCCACCCCACTCAGATCACCGAATGGAAGCAGCAACTGGTGGGCCGGGCGGCGGACGTGTTTGGCGGGACGAAACCGTCGTCGGAGGCACCGGATCTCAAGACGCTTCATGCGAAGATCGGGCAACTGGCGTTGGAGAATG GATTTTTTAGAAGGCGCGCTCATCAAGGCGGGCTTGCTGAGCGCAAAGCGATGATCGATCGCACGCATCAATTACCAATCGGGCGGCAATGCCAACTGCTGAAGCTGGCCCGGTCCACGGTCTACTACCAGCCCGTGCCGGTGTCGTCGGAGACGCTGGCCCTGATGCGCCGGGTTGACGAACTGCATCTGCAGTATCCGTTTGCCGGCGCCCGGATGCTCCGGGATGTCCTCCGGGGCGAGGGCCATGGAGTCGGACGGCGCCATGTGGCGACGCTGATGCGGCGCATGGGGATCACGGCAGTCTACCGCAAACCCCGCACCAGTCACCGGCATCCCGCCCACCGGATCTATCCCTATCTGCTGCGCCAGCTCACGATCACGCGTCCGAACCACGTGTGGGCGGCGGATATCACCTACATCCCGATGCAGCGCGGCTTCGTCTATCTCTGTGCCATCCTGGACTGGGCCAGTCGCCGGGTGCTGGCGTGGCGGCTGTCCAATACGTTGACGACGGACTTCTGCGTGGAAGCCGTGCGGGAGGCGATCACCCGGTATGGTTGCCCGGAGATCTTCAACACCGATCAAGGCTGTCAGTTCACCAGTCAGGAATTCACCGGGCTTCTGACAGCCCACGGCATTCAGATCAGTATGGATGGAACCGGGCGTTGGCGCGACAATGTGTTCGTCGAACGGCTGTGGCGGAGCCTCAAATATGAAGAGGTCTATCTCCACGCCTACGAGACCGTTACCACGGCCCAACAGGGGTTAGGACGCTACCTGACTTTCTATAACCAGACGAGACCCCATCGGGCTCTTGACGGGCGGACGCCGGATCGCGTGTACTTTGACAACCTGCCCGCACGGCACACTGCCGCGTAG
- a CDS encoding 4'-phosphopantetheinyl transferase family protein: MKITWRGGNFQMVVIGGRQFPNMIATRPKPNRVRPIEVPALDARSVHLWTADVRTFRPVVRRFTRLLSAEERKRAVRLADPAHRMHFILAHGFLRLVLSRYLHAQPERLRFQSHANGKPRLLNATDSLCLEFNLAHSGHMTMIAIASGRSVGVDVEALTRPVRAQAIVERYFAPAERAHFASLPRPRYEKEFILYWTAKEAVLKATGLGLAGGLSRCEVIGHPGGRSATARLQGEGKARSWLVRFVPLSVECLGAVAAEGTEWRVGHYQPDLRLIRRWLDERE, encoded by the coding sequence GTGAAGATTACCTGGCGCGGCGGCAATTTTCAAATGGTTGTCATCGGCGGCCGTCAGTTTCCGAATATGATCGCGACAAGACCGAAACCGAATCGCGTCAGGCCGATTGAGGTGCCCGCGCTGGATGCCCGCTCGGTGCACCTGTGGACGGCGGATGTCCGGACGTTCCGTCCCGTTGTTCGGCGATTCACTCGTCTCCTTTCGGCGGAGGAACGGAAGCGGGCGGTTCGTCTGGCCGATCCGGCCCATCGGATGCACTTTATCCTCGCGCACGGATTCTTGCGTCTGGTCCTGAGCCGGTACCTCCATGCGCAACCCGAGCGACTGCGGTTTCAGTCCCACGCGAACGGCAAGCCCAGGCTGTTGAATGCAACCGACTCGTTATGTCTAGAGTTCAACCTGGCGCATTCCGGTCACATGACGATGATTGCCATAGCGAGCGGCCGGTCGGTCGGTGTGGATGTCGAGGCGCTGACTCGCCCGGTTCGGGCGCAGGCGATCGTAGAGCGATATTTTGCTCCAGCCGAACGGGCGCACTTTGCTTCGCTGCCCCGACCTCGCTATGAAAAGGAATTCATCCTGTATTGGACGGCGAAGGAGGCGGTGTTGAAGGCCACCGGTCTGGGCCTAGCCGGAGGCCTTTCACGCTGCGAGGTGATTGGTCATCCGGGAGGCCGTTCCGCGACAGCACGGCTTCAAGGGGAGGGGAAGGCGCGGTCCTGGCTGGTTCGATTTGTGCCGCTCTCGGTTGAGTGTCTCGGCGCCGTGGCTGCCGAAGGAACGGAATGGAGGGTTGGGCACTATCAACCAGACCTTCGTCTGATCCGTCGCTGGTTGGACGAACGGGAGTGA